The following proteins are encoded in a genomic region of Kosakonia oryzae:
- a CDS encoding MFS transporter, producing MSVDSGSIEKDNSSTIEKPQSRKVLGATGLAHLFHDGATDMHYVLFALWQQQFGLSMAQIGLLKMLFSGAMSAFQIPSGELGRKYGERKVLIGGTLLLTVALLLYGTSETLIQLMILIVIGGLGASVQHPLSSSFITRFYPPQRARIALSTYNFFGDVGKGIIPSTLSACLLIITWGTALQLIALLGFLVTLGLYVLLPADGKKAPQVATLAGKEATQQKQQVAASAKLPEPLRKRAFTALCVIGSIDNATRTGTLTFLPFLMAARGASATQIGFALTLIFIGGAFGKLVCGVLATKLGVIKTVAASEIITSAIVLGMTVAPLQVSWLLLVPLGVALNGTSSILYGSVAELARPHQQTRAFAIFYTASLGCGALMPLIYGLAGDAIGVKQTLVVVALLVLCILPLLIPIRSATKIAAQ from the coding sequence ATGAGCGTGGATTCAGGTTCCATTGAGAAAGATAATTCATCGACCATCGAGAAACCGCAGAGCCGCAAAGTGCTGGGTGCAACCGGCCTTGCTCACCTTTTTCATGATGGCGCGACGGACATGCACTATGTGCTTTTTGCCCTCTGGCAGCAGCAATTTGGGCTTTCAATGGCGCAGATCGGTTTACTGAAGATGCTATTTTCTGGCGCGATGTCGGCGTTTCAGATCCCATCGGGAGAACTGGGCAGAAAATACGGCGAGCGGAAAGTGTTAATCGGCGGCACGCTGCTTTTAACCGTCGCGCTGCTGCTGTATGGAACGTCAGAAACGCTGATACAGCTCATGATCTTGATTGTGATTGGCGGCCTTGGTGCCAGCGTTCAGCATCCGCTCTCCTCCAGCTTTATTACGCGGTTTTATCCCCCTCAGCGCGCCCGTATCGCGCTCAGCACCTACAACTTTTTCGGCGATGTAGGTAAAGGGATCATCCCCAGTACGCTTTCTGCCTGCCTGTTGATTATTACGTGGGGAACCGCACTGCAGTTGATTGCGCTTTTGGGTTTCCTCGTCACTCTCGGTCTTTATGTGTTACTGCCTGCGGATGGCAAAAAAGCGCCCCAGGTGGCTACGCTGGCGGGCAAAGAAGCGACACAGCAGAAGCAGCAGGTTGCCGCCAGCGCAAAACTCCCTGAGCCGCTTCGCAAACGCGCTTTCACTGCGCTGTGCGTGATTGGCAGTATCGACAACGCCACGCGTACCGGCACGCTGACATTTCTTCCCTTTTTAATGGCCGCAAGGGGCGCTTCTGCAACGCAAATCGGCTTTGCGCTGACCTTAATTTTTATTGGCGGAGCATTTGGCAAACTGGTTTGCGGGGTGCTGGCGACAAAACTCGGTGTTATCAAAACCGTCGCGGCCAGTGAGATCATTACCTCGGCCATTGTGCTGGGAATGACGGTTGCCCCTTTGCAGGTAAGCTGGCTGCTGTTGGTTCCGCTGGGTGTCGCGCTGAACGGAACCTCGTCCATTCTGTATGGCAGCGTAGCCGAACTCGCCAGACCGCATCAGCAAACCCGCGCATTTGCTATTTTCTATACCGCGTCGCTGGGATGTGGCGCACTTATGCCGCTTATTTATGGCCTGGCAGGCGATGCGATTGGGGTAAAACAGACATTAGTCGTTGTCGCGCTGCTGGTACTTTGCATATTGCCTTTGCTCATTCCCATCAGAAGCGC
- a CDS encoding HD domain-containing protein produces the protein MELTRKAQLFATQAHERAGQTRKFTGEPYIVHPASVVQILMSVAPSAEMIAAAWLHDVVEDTDISPQVIEAEFGPLVAQYVEMLTDVRTRRTGGERIARKNANLLHSARACPEAQTIKLCDLIDNASLVVERDPLFARKYLLEMKRLLSVLTAGHPQLYQQASALCESGLAALRKQPEAARWLEERWARYEADLSLSSVTVGSASE, from the coding sequence ATGGAATTAACGCGTAAAGCACAACTCTTTGCTACCCAGGCGCATGAACGCGCGGGCCAGACACGGAAATTCACCGGTGAACCTTACATTGTGCATCCGGCGTCCGTCGTACAGATATTAATGTCCGTTGCCCCTTCCGCGGAGATGATTGCTGCCGCCTGGCTGCATGATGTGGTGGAAGATACGGATATTTCGCCGCAGGTTATCGAGGCTGAGTTTGGCCCACTCGTCGCACAGTATGTTGAAATGCTGACGGATGTGCGCACGCGCCGTACGGGCGGGGAACGCATCGCGCGTAAGAACGCCAATTTGCTGCACAGCGCCAGGGCGTGCCCGGAGGCGCAGACGATTAAACTTTGCGATTTAATTGATAATGCCTCTTTGGTAGTCGAGCGCGATCCGCTGTTTGCACGCAAATATCTGCTGGAAATGAAGCGATTATTGAGCGTATTAACCGCCGGGCATCCGCAGCTTTATCAGCAGGCGAGCGCGCTTTGCGAAAGTGGGCTGGCCGCGCTGCGTAAGCAGCCGGAAGCCGCCCGGTGGCTGGAAGAGCGCTGGGCCAGATATGAAGCGGATTTATCCCTCAGTTCGGTGACAGTTGGGTCAGCATCAGAATAA
- a CDS encoding AEC family transporter translates to MMTTLYSLAPVMFLIVMGFVLRAKNLLDHQFWLPCEKLNYFWLFPALMFSQVATASLNDFPVRPIAWSILGAVVIAAVSLWLWRIWRSQPRTVFSSVIQGALRPNTYIGVAAAAATYGTTGLTVTSISIAVAIPLLNVASIIILMHYGQGKRPGVWQIIRALVRNPVIISVVAGLAFNVSTLKLPDVVGNILHILGGASLPLGLLAVGAGLDLKAARSAHGPVLQSSFVKLLLVPLITLFIGVELGISGPVLATVVLFNALPCTPSAYIMTKLLGGDHRLSAGIISVQTVLAAATIPFILMLTQLSPN, encoded by the coding sequence ATGATGACGACGTTGTATTCGCTTGCGCCGGTGATGTTCCTGATTGTTATGGGATTTGTATTGCGGGCCAAAAACCTGCTTGATCATCAGTTCTGGCTGCCCTGCGAAAAACTCAATTATTTCTGGCTGTTTCCGGCGCTGATGTTTTCTCAGGTGGCAACGGCAAGTCTGAATGATTTCCCGGTCAGGCCAATCGCATGGTCGATTCTGGGTGCCGTGGTGATTGCCGCGGTGTCACTCTGGTTGTGGCGGATATGGCGAAGCCAGCCGAGAACGGTGTTTTCTTCCGTTATTCAGGGCGCGCTGCGCCCTAACACCTATATTGGCGTTGCGGCGGCGGCGGCCACTTACGGCACTACCGGCTTGACGGTCACGTCTATCAGTATCGCCGTGGCTATTCCCCTGCTGAATGTTGCGTCTATCATCATCCTGATGCATTACGGGCAGGGGAAACGGCCAGGCGTATGGCAGATAATCAGGGCACTGGTACGTAATCCGGTGATTATCTCGGTGGTCGCGGGGCTGGCGTTTAATGTCAGTACGCTCAAACTCCCGGATGTGGTCGGCAATATTCTGCATATTCTCGGCGGCGCATCGCTGCCGCTGGGCTTACTGGCGGTGGGTGCAGGGCTCGATCTTAAAGCTGCGCGCTCGGCGCACGGGCCGGTATTACAGTCGTCGTTTGTGAAACTATTACTGGTACCGCTTATCACGCTGTTTATTGGCGTTGAATTGGGCATTTCCGGGCCGGTACTGGCCACCGTCGTCCTGTTTAATGCCCTGCCCTGTACGCCTTCCGCCTATATCATGACCAAACTTCTCGGCGGCGATCATCGGCTTTCTGCCGGAATTATTTCCGTGCAAACGGTGCTGGCGGCGGCGACCATTCCCTTTATTCTGATGCTGACCCAACTGTCACCGAACTGA
- a CDS encoding LysR family transcriptional regulator, giving the protein MDFRGLDLNLLVAFNALMEEQNVTRAAGKASVSQPAMSAALARLRTHFADPLFIRSASGLLPTARAKEIHLHVGRALDEIAHLLTPEEAFSPHNRSVAFTLGMSEYPLMVLMPTIMRTLSQQAPDVTIHVRTFVDRDQSVAMLDSGEVDLVIGIVPTRTEKRILSQPLIRDEFVTLVRRDSDAARHGMTLERYLAMKHILVSPEGNHYGLVDEQLRKQGLSRMVRLTLPTMSAVSRIIARTNYVATVLRRSVLVDEAHDDIVLLKPPLALPEIAFHLLWHRRSDGGNAHQWLRKLIHAQFSTCAE; this is encoded by the coding sequence ATGGATTTTAGAGGGCTTGATCTGAATCTTCTCGTCGCCTTTAACGCGTTGATGGAGGAGCAGAATGTCACCCGTGCCGCCGGTAAAGCGTCGGTCAGCCAGCCGGCAATGAGCGCCGCGCTTGCGCGTCTGCGCACCCATTTTGCCGATCCGCTGTTTATTCGTAGCGCCAGCGGATTACTGCCCACGGCAAGAGCCAAAGAGATCCATCTGCATGTCGGCCGCGCGCTGGACGAAATAGCCCATCTGCTGACGCCGGAAGAGGCGTTCAGTCCGCATAATCGAAGTGTGGCCTTCACGTTGGGTATGTCGGAATATCCGCTGATGGTGCTAATGCCGACGATTATGCGCACGCTCAGCCAGCAGGCGCCGGATGTCACGATCCATGTGCGCACTTTTGTCGATCGCGATCAGTCCGTGGCGATGCTTGATAGCGGCGAGGTCGATCTGGTCATCGGTATCGTGCCAACCCGGACGGAAAAACGCATTCTGTCGCAGCCATTGATCCGCGATGAGTTTGTCACCCTCGTTCGTCGCGACAGTGACGCCGCGCGTCACGGCATGACGCTGGAACGCTATCTCGCCATGAAGCACATTCTGGTCTCGCCCGAAGGCAATCACTACGGGCTGGTGGATGAGCAGCTCCGCAAGCAGGGGCTCAGCAGAATGGTGCGCCTGACGCTGCCCACGATGTCGGCCGTCTCGCGGATTATTGCGCGGACCAATTATGTCGCGACGGTACTTCGCCGCAGCGTGCTGGTGGATGAAGCCCATGACGATATTGTGCTGCTCAAGCCGCCGCTGGCACTGCCGGAGATTGCGTTTCATCTGCTGTGGCACCGCCGCTCGGATGGCGGTAATGCGCACCAATGGCTGCGGAAATTAATCCATGCGCAATTCAGCACGTGCGCTGAATGA
- a CDS encoding ester cyclase produces the protein MSDHNETANRLVREREAVEKIYQAFSLQNPDLLDEAVTPDWQDIPLAPGQAAGPQGLKPIIRSFIAAFPDVQIVVQDLMQLPGKIAVRAEITGTHQGTFMGMEATGKFVRIRLHEMHELNGERVTKTWHMEDWFGLFMQLGKLPSLS, from the coding sequence ATGTCAGACCATAATGAAACGGCGAATCGTCTTGTGCGCGAGCGCGAGGCGGTAGAAAAAATCTATCAGGCGTTTAGCCTGCAAAACCCCGATCTGCTCGATGAAGCGGTGACGCCAGACTGGCAGGACATTCCGCTGGCTCCCGGCCAGGCTGCCGGGCCGCAAGGGCTAAAACCGATCATCAGAAGCTTTATCGCGGCTTTTCCCGATGTGCAGATTGTCGTTCAGGATCTGATGCAGCTTCCCGGTAAGATTGCCGTTCGCGCGGAGATTACCGGGACGCATCAGGGGACGTTTATGGGCATGGAAGCGACGGGGAAATTTGTGCGCATCCGTTTGCATGAGATGCACGAACTTAACGGTGAGCGCGTGACAAAAACCTGGCATATGGAAGACTGGTTCGGGCTGTTTATGCAGTTGGGCAAATTGCCTTCTCTGTCTTAA
- a CDS encoding carbohydrate porin yields the protein MQPSLAHAADAFSADSPWMFGDWGGTRTELQKEGVDFQVNYTMEAASNLAGGYNTSTTARYSDQQAFGVNLDLQKLLNWQDAEFQLTITNRDGQNIADQVADPRTGMLSSPQEVYGRGQTWRLTQFWLRKGFFDDVLDVKAGRVTVGEDFDNFDSKFQNLAFGSGQAGNWRGDHWYNWPVSQWGGRVRINFTPEVFMQVGFYNQNPYNYDRGDGFRFEFNPTEGNLVPVELGWKPLLGADKLPGNYRLGYYYSSTNDNVYGSWRDGSYQDTAHSYGGYILAQQQLTAQGGSSDRGITLTVQAVMNDHKTSKTDNYQSIALTWKGPFDARPQDEIGIGAGRIHINSSYTRLLGDENRFNGETDYNSLAYLPIQDGSEYNYEIYYNIQATKWLQIRPNLQYISAPGAVSQVDDAFVGGLTANISF from the coding sequence ATGCAGCCAAGCCTTGCCCATGCGGCGGACGCCTTTAGCGCCGATTCCCCGTGGATGTTTGGTGACTGGGGCGGAACCCGCACCGAGCTACAGAAGGAGGGTGTCGATTTCCAGGTGAATTACACCATGGAAGCCGCATCAAATCTGGCTGGCGGCTATAACACCTCAACGACAGCGCGCTACAGCGATCAGCAGGCGTTCGGCGTTAATCTCGATCTGCAAAAACTGCTTAACTGGCAGGATGCCGAGTTCCAGTTAACCATCACCAACCGTGACGGGCAGAATATTGCCGATCAGGTAGCCGATCCGCGCACCGGCATGCTCTCTTCCCCGCAGGAGGTGTATGGCCGCGGGCAGACCTGGCGTCTGACACAGTTCTGGCTACGTAAAGGTTTCTTTGATGATGTACTGGATGTGAAAGCCGGGCGCGTGACCGTTGGCGAAGATTTCGATAACTTCGACAGCAAGTTCCAGAACCTGGCGTTCGGCAGCGGCCAGGCGGGTAACTGGCGCGGCGATCACTGGTACAACTGGCCGGTTTCCCAGTGGGGCGGTCGCGTGCGCATTAACTTCACGCCGGAAGTCTTTATGCAGGTCGGTTTCTACAACCAGAACCCGTATAACTACGATCGCGGCGACGGTTTCCGTTTTGAATTCAACCCGACAGAAGGCAACCTGGTTCCGGTAGAACTGGGCTGGAAACCGCTGCTCGGCGCGGACAAACTGCCGGGGAACTACCGTCTTGGTTACTACTACTCCTCGACCAATGACAATGTTTATGGCTCATGGCGCGATGGCAGTTATCAGGATACCGCCCACTCTTACGGCGGCTATATCCTCGCCCAGCAACAACTGACCGCGCAGGGCGGCTCCAGCGATCGTGGTATTACGCTGACCGTTCAGGCGGTGATGAACGACCACAAAACGTCAAAAACCGACAATTATCAGTCGATTGCGCTGACGTGGAAAGGGCCGTTTGATGCACGTCCGCAGGATGAAATTGGTATCGGCGCAGGCCGTATCCATATCAACTCCTCCTATACCCGCCTGCTGGGCGACGAGAACCGCTTCAACGGCGAGACGGACTATAACAGCCTGGCCTATCTGCCGATTCAGGACGGCTCCGAGTACAACTACGAAATCTATTACAACATTCAGGCGACGAAATGGCTGCAAATTCGCCCGAACCTGCAATACATTTCCGCACCGGGCGCGGTCAGCCAGGTTGATGACGCCTTTGTTGGCGGCCTGACAGCGAACATCAGCTTCTGA
- a CDS encoding helix-turn-helix transcriptional regulator codes for MLQPPMVEIESHELLNIQPVGDLPFFAPRLINRDNLCSLSRPLLRNRQSTSDFYFPQATLIIILSGSLVLHTAHSTQILTPSTSACLIAQDTCIDIEKYPDSDGQPFQSLFLTISANVIREFARRYTDVISRVSSVTEIAIIPLKKALIDSLFTLQTSLNRPELDDNRLALRLLDLLLVLAEHGHCFLPLAKRSVTLQLRELLQKAPEQHWTAKEAGKRLAMSESTLRRRLSSENSRFETLLLETRMMHAMFLLQTTAFTLQEVAEQCGYLSYARFAEQFKKRFSMPPSRVR; via the coding sequence ATGCTTCAGCCCCCGATGGTAGAAATAGAATCGCATGAACTGCTGAATATTCAGCCCGTCGGGGATCTCCCCTTTTTTGCCCCCCGTTTAATTAATCGGGATAACCTCTGTTCACTCTCCCGGCCGCTGCTGCGCAATCGCCAGAGCACCAGCGATTTTTATTTTCCGCAGGCTACCCTGATTATTATTTTGTCGGGTTCGCTGGTTCTGCATACAGCTCATTCAACGCAAATTCTGACGCCGTCAACGAGTGCCTGTCTTATTGCACAAGATACCTGTATTGATATTGAAAAATATCCTGACAGTGACGGCCAGCCTTTCCAGTCATTATTTCTGACAATCTCGGCAAACGTCATTCGCGAGTTTGCCAGACGCTATACCGATGTTATTTCTCGCGTCAGTTCCGTTACTGAAATCGCCATTATTCCGTTGAAGAAAGCACTTATCGATTCGCTTTTTACTTTACAGACAAGCCTTAACCGGCCGGAACTTGATGATAATCGCCTGGCGTTACGGCTACTGGATCTGCTGTTGGTGCTGGCGGAGCACGGCCACTGTTTTTTACCGCTGGCAAAACGATCTGTCACCCTGCAACTGCGGGAATTATTGCAAAAAGCGCCGGAGCAACACTGGACGGCGAAAGAGGCGGGAAAACGGCTGGCGATGAGTGAATCAACATTAAGACGCCGACTGTCGAGTGAAAATTCTCGTTTCGAGACATTGCTGCTGGAAACACGAATGATGCATGCGATGTTTCTGCTGCAAACCACCGCCTTCACCCTGCAAGAGGTCGCAGAACAGTGCGGCTATCTCTCTTATGCAAGATTTGCGGAGCAGTTTAAAAAACGCTTTTCGATGCCGCCTTCCCGGGTGCGCTAA
- a CDS encoding YbhB/YbcL family Raf kinase inhibitor-like protein — protein sequence MKLFSHNFSNGDVIPGKNAFAVPASEGHITLSQNASPHLAWDQVPVGTKSLALLCHDPDVPSRGDDVNQEGRVVSSTLPRIDFYHWILLDIPVTQQELAESAFSSGVTPKGKTLASLPAGYRHGINDYSLWFASDAQMSGDYHGYDGPCPPWNDEIVHRYVFTLYALDVASLPVDGALTGQNVRKAIESVNVLAQAELTGLYSLNPTVR from the coding sequence ATGAAACTGTTCAGCCACAACTTCAGTAATGGTGATGTTATTCCCGGAAAAAACGCCTTCGCCGTGCCCGCCAGCGAGGGGCATATTACGCTGTCGCAGAATGCCAGCCCGCATCTTGCCTGGGATCAGGTCCCGGTGGGAACGAAATCACTGGCGCTGTTATGCCACGATCCGGATGTTCCTTCCCGCGGCGATGACGTTAATCAGGAGGGGCGCGTGGTTTCCAGCACGCTGCCACGCATCGATTTTTATCACTGGATTTTGCTGGATATTCCCGTCACGCAGCAGGAACTGGCAGAATCAGCTTTCTCTTCCGGCGTGACGCCAAAAGGAAAAACGCTCGCCAGCTTGCCAGCAGGTTATCGCCACGGCATAAACGACTATTCTCTGTGGTTTGCCAGCGATGCGCAGATGAGCGGCGACTATCATGGCTACGACGGCCCGTGCCCGCCGTGGAATGATGAAATCGTCCATCGTTACGTGTTTACGCTGTATGCGCTGGATGTGGCCAGCCTGCCGGTGGATGGCGCATTGACAGGACAAAATGTCCGTAAAGCCATAGAATCGGTGAATGTCCTGGCGCAAGCTGAATTGACCGGACTCTACTCGCTTAACCCGACGGTTCGTTAA
- a CDS encoding inverse autotransporter beta domain-containing protein, translating to MDIKKTTSGLLILTQLLPVWHPLAHAALPTPSLTTDSQNNTENRFSAATMATGTALQADDQSEALKNLALGHVSGAANSEVQAWLSQFGTARVQLNVDTKGNWGDSALDFLLPLYDGPKNILFAQLGYRAPEGRQTGNLGLGWRTLHGSWMYGANLFLDNDFTGSNRRVGFGAEAWTDYLRLSANTYFGLTGWHQSRDFANYDERPADGWDIRAEAWLPDYPQLGGRLVYEQYRGSNVALVDKNNRQNNPRAITAGLNWTPVPLLTAGVDYQTGSGINDTRFSLMLRYRPGVSLREQLNPDAVGIMRSLAGSRHDLVERNNAIVLDYRKREMITLALPARQSGNAGDTIALDAIVTAKHGVKRVEWDAPELLAAGGKINVTGTTTATVVLPPWQSGNNTWPIRAVAWDNQGNKSNRASTEVTVNPPVATIQGSDLIVTRDNALADGIATNAVKAKVTDGNGNPLAGQTVTFSADNGAKIITLSATTDADGVVETTLTSTQPGSAIVTASLASGAATSVKTTFTSSTSAMLNNMTVTRNNALADGNSANAVQVEVTDGNGNPLAGESVTFTANNGAQVTTMTGTTGADGLARATLTNITAGTTTVTAALSNGTTTSVDTHFTPVISFILSDMTVTRNNALADGSDKNSVRIVVTDNNGKPQAGQKVTLTANNGAVVSTSTATTDSNGIVTVDLTSLQDGTSTVTATLDNGTSRQIDVEFESRITRAQVNLMTTKDNALRDGMDKDEVEATVLDIKGNPIAGVNITFKTQDTLSQVLSTQATTDANGKARTEVVSLAAIKNTVIASLDNGNEATSTVNFLMLQSMFRMVTDYSPANGVDQNVFTVRLIRPDNGQPVAGQTLTLSTTDPMTLSTTQTMTDANGTATISATSTVASGTAGFSVRVSNVACCSITYDGIHFN from the coding sequence ATGGATATTAAAAAAACTACCTCGGGATTATTGATACTGACGCAGCTATTACCCGTCTGGCATCCGCTGGCACACGCTGCTCTGCCAACGCCCTCTTTAACCACTGACAGCCAAAACAACACAGAAAACCGTTTTTCTGCTGCAACGATGGCCACCGGCACAGCACTGCAAGCGGATGACCAGTCAGAAGCATTGAAAAACCTGGCGCTGGGCCATGTTTCTGGCGCAGCCAACAGTGAAGTGCAGGCCTGGCTCTCGCAGTTCGGTACCGCTCGCGTGCAACTGAACGTTGATACCAAAGGGAACTGGGGCGATAGCGCGTTAGATTTTTTGCTGCCGCTCTATGACGGCCCGAAGAATATTCTGTTTGCGCAGCTCGGATATCGTGCGCCGGAGGGGCGGCAAACCGGCAACCTGGGGCTCGGATGGCGAACGCTTCACGGCAGTTGGATGTACGGCGCTAACCTGTTTCTGGATAACGACTTCACCGGCAGCAACCGCCGCGTGGGTTTCGGGGCTGAAGCCTGGACCGACTATCTGCGGCTGAGCGCGAACACCTATTTCGGCCTCACCGGCTGGCATCAGTCCCGCGATTTCGCTAATTACGATGAACGCCCGGCGGATGGCTGGGACATTCGCGCCGAAGCCTGGCTGCCTGATTATCCGCAGTTGGGCGGCCGTCTGGTGTATGAGCAGTATCGTGGGAGCAACGTGGCGCTGGTTGATAAGAACAACCGGCAAAATAACCCGCGCGCGATTACGGCAGGGCTGAACTGGACGCCCGTGCCACTGCTGACGGCAGGGGTGGATTATCAGACAGGCAGCGGCATCAACGATACCCGCTTCTCGCTGATGTTACGTTATCGACCGGGCGTTTCGCTGCGCGAGCAGCTTAACCCGGATGCAGTGGGTATCATGCGTAGCCTGGCCGGAAGCCGTCACGATCTGGTCGAGCGTAACAATGCAATTGTGCTTGATTACCGTAAGCGGGAGATGATTACGCTGGCGCTACCGGCCAGACAAAGCGGCAACGCCGGTGACACGATCGCACTGGACGCCATCGTCACCGCAAAACACGGGGTGAAACGCGTCGAGTGGGATGCGCCGGAACTGCTGGCCGCTGGCGGTAAAATTAACGTGACGGGCACGACCACGGCCACCGTTGTTCTCCCACCGTGGCAGAGCGGCAACAACACCTGGCCCATTCGCGCCGTGGCCTGGGATAACCAGGGCAACAAATCAAACCGTGCCAGCACAGAGGTAACGGTGAACCCGCCTGTCGCCACCATCCAGGGCAGCGATCTTATCGTTACCCGCGATAATGCGCTGGCCGATGGCATCGCCACCAACGCCGTGAAGGCAAAAGTGACCGATGGTAACGGTAACCCGCTCGCCGGGCAGACCGTCACGTTTAGCGCCGATAATGGGGCGAAAATCATCACGCTCAGCGCAACAACTGACGCCGACGGGGTTGTAGAGACAACGCTGACCAGCACCCAGCCGGGAAGCGCCATCGTCACCGCTTCACTGGCCAGTGGCGCGGCAACGTCTGTCAAAACCACCTTCACGTCGTCGACCAGCGCGATGCTGAACAACATGACGGTCACGCGCAATAATGCACTGGCCGATGGTAACTCAGCCAACGCTGTGCAGGTGGAAGTGACAGATGGTAACGGCAATCCTCTTGCCGGAGAAAGCGTGACCTTCACTGCCAACAATGGCGCGCAGGTCACGACGATGACCGGAACAACGGGGGCTGACGGGCTGGCCAGGGCCACGCTGACCAATATCACCGCAGGAACCACGACGGTGACGGCGGCGTTAAGCAATGGCACCACAACATCGGTGGATACCCATTTTACGCCGGTGATCAGCTTTATCCTGAGCGACATGACCGTAACGCGTAATAATGCGCTGGCCGATGGCAGCGACAAAAACAGCGTGCGGATAGTGGTCACCGACAACAACGGTAAGCCGCAGGCTGGCCAGAAGGTTACCCTCACGGCAAATAATGGCGCAGTGGTTTCAACATCAACCGCGACCACCGACAGCAATGGCATCGTCACTGTCGATCTGACCAGCCTGCAGGACGGCACCAGTACGGTGACGGCAACGCTGGACAACGGCACCAGCCGCCAGATCGATGTGGAGTTCGAATCCCGTATAACGCGGGCGCAGGTTAACCTGATGACCACCAAAGACAATGCATTGCGAGATGGCATGGATAAGGACGAAGTGGAAGCCACCGTGCTGGATATCAAAGGAAATCCAATCGCTGGCGTTAACATCACTTTTAAAACCCAGGATACGCTCAGCCAGGTGTTGAGCACTCAGGCGACGACCGATGCCAATGGTAAAGCCAGAACAGAAGTGGTCTCGCTTGCGGCGATAAAAAATACGGTTATCGCTTCTCTGGATAATGGTAACGAAGCGACAAGCACGGTGAATTTCCTCATGCTGCAAAGCATGTTCAGGATGGTCACGGATTATTCCCCGGCTAACGGCGTGGATCAGAACGTCTTTACGGTGAGGCTGATTCGCCCCGATAACGGGCAACCTGTCGCCGGTCAGACGCTAACCCTGAGCACCACGGATCCGATGACCTTGTCGACAACCCAGACCATGACGGATGCTAACGGAACGGCAACCATCAGCGCGACCAGTACCGTTGCTTCCGGTACAGCGGGCTTCAGCGTTCGGGTCAGCAATGTTGCCTGTTGCAGCATCACTTATGATGGTATTCACTTCAACTAA
- the hxlB gene encoding 6-phospho-3-hexuloisomerase, with translation MGVQQNIRSILNELAQNAQSIDDAQAGQLIAHIRKAGHIFLQGAGRSGIAIRGFANRLLHLGFSVSVVGEISSPHSKPGDLLIIGSGSGETGSLKSLAQKAVDSGVDVALITLNADSSIGRLANCVLVLPGTAKTEHARVEGAFSQPMGSAFEQLCFITCDAIILELMAQLGESSNSMFNRHADFE, from the coding sequence ATGGGCGTGCAGCAAAACATCCGCAGTATTTTAAATGAGCTGGCGCAAAACGCGCAGAGTATTGATGACGCGCAGGCCGGGCAGCTTATCGCGCATATCAGAAAAGCGGGCCATATCTTTTTGCAGGGTGCCGGGCGAAGCGGCATTGCTATCCGTGGTTTCGCCAACCGACTTTTACACCTTGGTTTTTCCGTCAGCGTGGTGGGGGAAATTTCTTCGCCGCACAGCAAACCGGGGGATTTATTGATTATCGGTTCCGGCAGCGGCGAAACCGGCAGCCTGAAAAGTCTGGCGCAAAAAGCGGTGGACAGCGGGGTGGATGTGGCGCTGATTACCCTGAACGCCGACTCTTCCATTGGCCGCCTGGCAAACTGCGTACTGGTCTTACCGGGCACGGCAAAAACAGAGCATGCGCGCGTTGAAGGCGCTTTTTCCCAGCCGATGGGTTCCGCTTTCGAGCAGCTCTGTTTCATTACCTGTGACGCGATTATTCTTGAACTAATGGCGCAGCTTGGCGAGTCCAGCAATAGTATGTTTAACCGGCACGCGGATTTTGAATAA